The following coding sequences are from one Roseburia hominis A2-183 window:
- the hemZ gene encoding coproporphyrinogen dehydrogenase HemZ — protein MIEVTLNQPEFEYDIHSLIKAFYPSEYVGVSAEKKEYDEPVTSRMHVEYTDDAITLRWQQGETAPAVERTFAVDPLDRPETKNRLKQNLYALLSDATGQYLPWGTLTGIRPTKIPMKLLEEGKSRDEIYTYMKQTYFASDEKICLATDIAERELSLLSKIDYDNGYSLYIGIPFCPTTCLYCSFTSYPIASWAKRVDSYLDALEREIEFAAVKFAGRHLNSIYIGGGTPTTLEPYQLDRLIRKIKCSFDLSDCLEFTVEAGRPDSITYEKLKVLRQHGISRISINPQTMKQETLKLIGRHHTVEQTVESFHMARELGFDNINMDLIMGLPEETLDDVRRTMEQVAELAPDNLTVHSLALKRAARLNMFKEDYKDYKIINTQEHMDLVADCAAQMGLFPYYLYRQKGMAGNLENVGYAKEGMAGVYNVLIMEEKQTIVACGAGASTKRVWTEPNPDGTHRIERAENVKDVAQYIARIDEMIQRKQKLFAEE, from the coding sequence ATGATAGAAGTAACATTGAATCAACCGGAATTTGAGTACGATATCCATTCACTCATCAAGGCATTTTATCCGTCGGAATACGTCGGAGTATCCGCGGAAAAGAAGGAGTATGACGAGCCGGTGACATCCCGCATGCATGTGGAGTACACGGACGATGCGATAACGCTGCGCTGGCAGCAGGGAGAGACGGCGCCTGCGGTGGAGCGTACCTTTGCAGTCGATCCTTTAGACCGCCCGGAGACGAAGAACCGGCTGAAACAGAATCTGTATGCGCTTCTGTCGGATGCGACCGGTCAGTATCTGCCGTGGGGAACGCTCACGGGAATCCGGCCGACCAAGATTCCGATGAAGTTGCTCGAAGAGGGAAAAAGCCGGGACGAGATCTATACGTATATGAAGCAGACTTATTTTGCGTCGGATGAGAAGATCTGCCTTGCGACAGACATTGCAGAGAGGGAGCTCTCCCTGCTTTCCAAGATCGATTATGACAACGGGTACAGCCTGTATATCGGGATACCGTTCTGTCCGACGACCTGTCTGTATTGCTCGTTTACCTCCTATCCGATTGCATCGTGGGCGAAGCGTGTGGATTCCTACCTGGATGCGCTGGAGCGGGAGATTGAGTTTGCGGCGGTGAAGTTTGCGGGCAGACATTTAAATTCCATTTACATCGGTGGCGGTACACCGACGACGTTAGAACCTTATCAGCTGGACAGACTGATTCGGAAAATTAAATGCAGTTTTGATTTATCAGACTGCCTGGAATTCACGGTGGAAGCGGGAAGACCGGACAGCATTACATACGAAAAGCTGAAGGTGTTGAGACAGCATGGAATTTCGCGCATCTCGATCAATCCGCAGACCATGAAGCAGGAGACATTAAAGCTGATCGGCAGACATCACACGGTGGAGCAGACGGTGGAGAGTTTTCACATGGCAAGAGAACTCGGGTTTGACAATATCAACATGGATCTGATAATGGGACTTCCGGAAGAGACACTGGACGATGTGCGCCGGACGATGGAGCAGGTGGCAGAGCTTGCACCGGACAATCTGACCGTACATTCGCTGGCACTCAAGCGGGCAGCGCGGCTGAATATGTTCAAGGAAGATTATAAGGATTACAAGATCATCAACACGCAGGAGCACATGGATCTGGTTGCGGACTGTGCGGCGCAGATGGGGCTTTTTCCATATTATCTGTACCGGCAGAAAGGTATGGCGGGCAATCTGGAGAACGTCGGCTATGCAAAAGAGGGCATGGCGGGCGTGTACAATGTGCTGATTATGGAGGAGAAACAGACCATTGTGGCATGCGGAGCGGGAGCTTCGACAAAACGTGTCTGGACAGAGCCGAATCCGGATGGCACGCACCGGATTGAACGTGCCGAGAATGTCAAGGATGTAGCGCAGTATATCGCAAGGATTGATGAGATGATACAGCGGAAGCAGAAGCTTTTTGCAGAAGAATAA
- a CDS encoding 4Fe-4S binding protein — protein MDKKTTIRSKKVARVRGWIQAAATLLTNIHIPNLFKGKIYQGNAKTVCVPGLNCYSCPAAAGACPIGAFQAVVGSSNFKFSYYITGFFILLGVTLGRFICGFLCPFGWFQDLLHKIPGKKFSTARLKPLRYLKYIILIVFVIALPMLVTNSIGMGDPFFCKYICPQGVLEGAIPLSLGNSAIRSALGRLFSFKCLILITVIVLSILFYRPFCKWLCPLGAIYSLFNKISFLNIKVENSKCVGCGLCTGACKMDVDVRKTPNHPECIRCGACMKACPKDAIHYQFMEKTCSSNLNNQQ, from the coding sequence TTGGATAAAAAAACAACTATACGATCAAAAAAAGTAGCCCGGGTACGCGGGTGGATTCAGGCAGCTGCCACATTGCTTACCAATATTCATATTCCAAATTTATTTAAAGGAAAAATATATCAGGGAAATGCCAAAACAGTATGTGTGCCGGGATTAAACTGTTATTCCTGCCCTGCAGCTGCAGGCGCCTGCCCAATTGGAGCTTTTCAGGCAGTCGTCGGATCCTCAAATTTTAAATTTTCGTACTACATAACCGGCTTTTTCATTCTGCTCGGTGTGACACTTGGAAGATTTATATGTGGATTTTTATGTCCTTTTGGATGGTTTCAGGATCTGCTTCATAAAATCCCCGGGAAAAAATTTTCTACGGCCAGGCTAAAGCCTTTGAGATACCTGAAGTACATCATTCTTATCGTTTTCGTTATAGCACTGCCGATGCTTGTGACGAACTCCATAGGAATGGGGGATCCGTTTTTCTGTAAATACATATGTCCACAGGGCGTTTTGGAGGGTGCCATACCTCTGTCCCTCGGGAATTCCGCCATACGATCTGCACTTGGCAGGCTGTTTTCTTTTAAATGCCTTATTTTAATTACTGTTATTGTCTTAAGTATTTTGTTTTACAGACCTTTTTGCAAATGGCTTTGTCCCCTTGGTGCAATTTATTCACTTTTTAATAAAATATCCTTTCTCAACATCAAGGTCGAAAACAGTAAATGTGTCGGATGCGGTCTGTGTACAGGTGCATGCAAAATGGATGTCGATGTCCGTAAGACTCCAAATCATCCGGAATGTATACGATGCGGCGCCTGTATGAAAGCCTGTCCAAAGGATGCAATCCATTACCAGTTTATGGAAAAAACATGTAGCAGCAATCTCAATAACCAGCAATAG
- a CDS encoding BUD32 family EKC/KEOPS complex subunit: protein MNKEMTVNGKSYTIIKLLGKGKGGYSYLAESGNNRYVLKQIHHEPCDYYQFGNKLEAEIRDYKKLKEIGIKMPAMLEADVKNERILKEFIDGDTIYQLVLEDKMKTDYIEQLHRMCALLYAANTNIDYFPTNFVVNNEEIYYVDFECNDYMEEWNFENWGVKYWSKTPEFLQYVKEHS from the coding sequence ATGAATAAAGAAATGACCGTAAATGGGAAAAGCTATACAATAATTAAATTGCTAGGAAAGGGAAAAGGTGGATATTCTTATTTGGCAGAGTCTGGAAATAACAGGTATGTTTTGAAGCAGATACATCATGAACCTTGTGATTATTATCAGTTCGGAAACAAGCTTGAGGCAGAAATCAGGGATTACAAGAAATTGAAAGAGATCGGAATAAAGATGCCTGCCATGCTTGAAGCAGATGTGAAAAATGAACGCATTTTGAAGGAGTTTATTGACGGCGACACGATTTATCAGTTGGTTTTAGAAGACAAGATGAAAACTGACTATATCGAGCAATTGCATAGAATGTGTGCGCTGTTATATGCTGCCAATACAAATATTGATTATTTTCCAACGAATTTTGTTGTAAATAACGAAGAAATATATTATGTTGATTTCGAGTGCAATGATTACATGGAAGAATGGAATTTTGAAAACTGGGGTGTAAAATACTGGTCAAAGACACCGGAATTTTTGCAGTATGTGAAAGAACATTCATGA
- a CDS encoding TlpA family protein disulfide reductase — translation MKTKRNIIALFTLCTALSITGCAGQETSKTENTQNTAAVSASESSADDSNAALDDLYQQENQIFADHKDVWDKVFGMMNKSTADPDGNYADYLADTVEANKTSFTDSELKTLTDDIKTIRKIEEQITEIESQNAVSDTSGAKNDSDDTAPFQNFSGKDFDGNAVDQNLFSGNAVTVINFWFTGCKPCVAELSKLNELNDAIKSMGGEVIGINTETFDENEAAIKEAKKILESQGAAYRNLSIDSDSAAGKYAADIMAFPTTILVDRNGNIIGEPMLGGIDNQDNYDALMKQIQSVIDADSANK, via the coding sequence ATGAAAACAAAAAGAAACATTATCGCACTTTTTACACTCTGTACCGCATTATCAATCACCGGATGTGCCGGGCAGGAGACTTCAAAAACAGAGAACACGCAGAATACTGCTGCTGTATCCGCCAGCGAATCATCTGCCGATGACTCCAATGCAGCGCTTGATGATTTATATCAGCAGGAAAACCAGATCTTTGCAGATCATAAAGATGTATGGGACAAGGTTTTTGGCATGATGAATAAAAGTACTGCTGATCCAGATGGAAATTATGCTGATTATCTTGCTGATACTGTCGAAGCAAACAAGACTTCGTTTACAGACAGCGAGTTAAAAACTCTTACCGATGATATTAAGACCATTCGTAAAATCGAAGAACAGATCACTGAAATTGAAAGCCAAAATGCTGTATCCGATACTTCCGGCGCCAAAAATGATTCCGATGATACAGCCCCTTTCCAGAATTTCTCCGGAAAAGATTTTGATGGCAATGCCGTTGATCAGAATTTGTTTTCCGGGAATGCCGTAACTGTCATAAATTTCTGGTTTACCGGCTGTAAGCCTTGTGTTGCTGAATTATCTAAACTTAACGAATTAAATGACGCTATTAAATCAATGGGGGGCGAAGTTATTGGTATTAACACCGAAACTTTTGATGAAAATGAAGCTGCTATAAAAGAAGCAAAAAAAATCCTTGAAAGCCAGGGCGCCGCTTATCGCAATCTTTCCATTGACTCTGATTCAGCCGCCGGTAAATATGCTGCTGATATTATGGCATTTCCAACAACAATTTTAGTCGATAGAAATGGTAATATAATAGGCGAACCTATGCTCGGCGGAATCGATAACCAGGACAACTATGATGCTTTGATGAAGCAGATCCAGTCTGTGATTGATGCTGACAGCGCAAACAAGTAA